One genomic window of Thalassolituus hydrocarboniclasticus includes the following:
- the gspI gene encoding type II secretion system minor pseudopilin GspI, giving the protein MKTERRQRGFTLIEVMIALTVFVAIAATMSETASQSVGSLLHLQDKTLASFVAENRMVDLRLNGLPPVGENNDQVDMADREWKVFTKVEKTEFPDTHRVTVSVADMQHKDSNLITLVSIMSKY; this is encoded by the coding sequence ATGAAAACTGAACGCCGTCAGCGCGGCTTCACCCTGATTGAGGTGATGATTGCCCTGACCGTCTTTGTCGCCATTGCCGCTACGATGAGTGAAACCGCCAGCCAGAGTGTCGGTAGTCTGCTGCATCTGCAGGATAAAACCCTGGCGTCTTTTGTTGCGGAAAACCGCATGGTTGATCTGCGCCTCAACGGCTTGCCGCCGGTCGGAGAAAACAACGATCAGGTGGATATGGCTGACCGTGAGTGGAAGGTATTCACCAAGGTTGAAAAAACAGAGTTCCCGGACACCCACCGGGTAACGGTATCGGTGGCCGATATGCAGCATAAAGACAGCAATCTGATCACGCTGGTCAGCATTATGAGCAAATACTGA
- the gspL gene encoding type II secretion system protein GspL — translation METAKAIKTIKVQWNAISGRWTVTTLEQMAAGSERSAPSLASWAETQADLTPVRLILSACNYATHWVSLPGVSNRHLARALPYALEEGLINDLSDYLILPAGSEGKKVRAYVIGNDLIERLLEECELHHLQVRELIPETQLLPQDVPVMLRQGQGWAMRIPGIFEGWVTDSAMTPVLESLFDHGDEEQAAHQVTGLQIMAPQLDQAQLLKTTLESSFAGVFAGIELLANDGSQLRQQRLQGKLTNLLTGRFQVREVAEDKPPVWWRGLAAVAAVWLVTATLYLFIDNYTLKQQSQQVRAEAISLYKNLFPGERIRSLERQIKAKLDGGDNTDGAGFISTTGVLARVYAAQGLQKQVQLMSLRFNDRLQELVIEVRAGNLNELQTLRAALEKEGLVAEVASATNDKDGVKGRIKIGGSA, via the coding sequence ATGGAAACCGCTAAGGCCATAAAAACGATAAAAGTTCAGTGGAACGCCATCAGCGGCCGCTGGACAGTAACAACGCTGGAGCAGATGGCCGCTGGCTCAGAACGAAGCGCGCCATCACTGGCATCCTGGGCTGAAACTCAGGCCGACCTGACGCCGGTGCGTCTGATTCTTTCTGCCTGTAATTATGCTACCCACTGGGTGTCTTTGCCGGGTGTCAGCAATCGCCATCTGGCCCGTGCCTTGCCTTACGCACTGGAAGAAGGGCTGATCAATGATCTGTCGGATTATCTGATTCTGCCCGCCGGTAGCGAAGGCAAAAAAGTCCGCGCTTATGTGATTGGCAACGACCTGATTGAGCGCCTGCTGGAAGAATGCGAGCTGCATCACCTGCAGGTACGCGAACTGATTCCGGAAACCCAGCTGCTGCCACAGGATGTTCCTGTGATGCTGCGTCAGGGGCAGGGTTGGGCTATGCGTATTCCGGGGATATTTGAAGGCTGGGTGACTGACAGTGCAATGACCCCGGTGCTGGAATCGTTATTTGATCACGGTGATGAAGAGCAGGCTGCACATCAGGTCACCGGGCTGCAGATTATGGCGCCACAACTGGATCAGGCGCAGTTGCTGAAAACCACGCTGGAAAGCAGTTTTGCCGGAGTTTTTGCCGGGATCGAACTGCTCGCTAATGATGGCAGTCAGCTGCGGCAGCAGCGTCTGCAGGGTAAGTTAACCAACCTGCTGACCGGACGTTTTCAGGTGCGCGAAGTTGCCGAAGATAAACCGCCGGTCTGGTGGCGTGGTCTTGCGGCCGTCGCTGCGGTTTGGCTGGTTACCGCTACGCTGTACCTCTTTATTGATAACTACACGCTGAAGCAACAATCGCAACAGGTGCGGGCTGAGGCCATCAGTCTTTATAAAAACCTGTTTCCGGGTGAGCGTATCCGCTCGCTGGAGCGCCAGATCAAAGCCAAGCTTGATGGTGGTGACAACACCGACGGAGCTGGCTTTATCAGTACGACCGGCGTGCTGGCGCGGGTGTATGCCGCACAGGGGCTGCAAAAGCAGGTGCAGTTGATGTCATTGCGTTTTAATGACCGCCTGCAGGAGCTGGTTATTGAGGTGCGCGCGGGCAATCTGAATGAATTGCAGACACTGCGTGCGGCGCTGGAGAAAGAAGGCCTGGTGGCAGAAGTGGCATCGGCGACCAATGATAAGGACGGCGTAAAAGGCCGCATTAAAATCGGAGGTTCGGCATGA
- a CDS encoding tetratricopeptide repeat protein yields MRYLIFTPAFILLLINTPYVLAAPVSYQSGVEAFRAGDYQAALTHFIATRQAGNQSPALLYNIGVSYYRLAQYSLARTAFTELAAHSDWQALASYNLGLTEAKLSNPGKAREYWQQVVRLDSDPRLVALASERLAQAEAVASPAPQVFMQVQGGYDSNPDQLHHSLAAADYYTDLYLAADSPANGWNAAVFARDYQRHDAPDWLQLSADRELWQSATAGPVAADVRAGVRYERWDGAPYAATPFADISSNYRKYGAELSALYSAGYEYRFGDNTDDRLQQRLRLSLGSGSHYWRGWLGYQLEDTSQSGTETSFTNSGRMLRSVFAGTRMSWTQGLSLRAQLEKRHALYHESLTIIDLDGTEKTARRRQELWRISADLQWRTNQWRLHAGVMAGKANDRFELYDFTQHQVYAGAGYQW; encoded by the coding sequence TTGCGATACCTTATTTTTACGCCTGCTTTCATCCTGCTGCTCATCAATACTCCCTATGTGCTGGCTGCTCCGGTCAGCTACCAGAGCGGCGTTGAGGCTTTCCGTGCCGGAGATTACCAGGCGGCACTGACGCACTTTATCGCCACCCGCCAGGCGGGCAATCAAAGCCCGGCCTTGCTTTACAATATCGGCGTCAGCTATTACCGGCTGGCGCAGTACTCCCTCGCACGTACTGCGTTTACTGAACTTGCAGCACATTCTGATTGGCAGGCACTGGCCAGCTACAACCTCGGACTGACCGAAGCAAAACTGAGCAATCCCGGCAAAGCGCGTGAGTACTGGCAGCAGGTGGTGCGGCTGGATTCTGACCCGCGACTGGTTGCTCTCGCCAGTGAACGCCTGGCGCAGGCAGAGGCAGTCGCCAGCCCAGCGCCGCAGGTGTTTATGCAGGTGCAGGGTGGTTATGACAGCAACCCGGATCAGCTGCACCATTCACTGGCCGCCGCTGATTATTACACCGACCTGTATCTGGCTGCTGATTCACCTGCGAATGGCTGGAATGCTGCGGTATTTGCCCGTGATTATCAGCGCCATGATGCACCTGACTGGCTGCAGCTGAGTGCTGACAGAGAACTCTGGCAGTCTGCAACAGCCGGGCCGGTTGCTGCAGATGTTCGTGCCGGTGTGCGCTACGAACGCTGGGATGGTGCGCCGTATGCTGCAACCCCTTTTGCAGATATATCTTCAAATTATCGGAAGTATGGAGCAGAGCTCTCAGCCCTGTATTCTGCCGGGTATGAGTATCGCTTTGGCGATAATACAGACGATCGCCTGCAGCAACGCCTGCGCCTGAGTCTGGGATCGGGCAGTCACTATTGGCGTGGCTGGCTGGGCTACCAGCTGGAAGACACCAGCCAATCAGGCACGGAGACATCATTCACCAATAGCGGTCGTATGCTGCGCTCAGTGTTTGCCGGCACAAGAATGAGCTGGACGCAGGGACTGAGCCTGCGCGCGCAGCTGGAAAAACGCCATGCTCTGTACCATGAATCACTGACGATCATTGATCTCGACGGTACAGAAAAAACCGCGCGCCGCCGTCAGGAGCTCTGGCGTATCAGTGCCGATCTGCAATGGCGTACAAATCAGTGGCGGCTGCATGCCGGCGTTATGGCGGGTAAAGCGAATGACCGTTTTGAGCTGTACGATTTTACTCAGCATCAGGTTTATGCCGGTGCGGGCTATCAGTGGTGA
- the gorA gene encoding glutathione-disulfide reductase, with amino-acid sequence MNYDFELLVIGAGSGGVRASRMAAARGVKVAVVENRYLGGTCVNVGCVPKKIFVYASEYAEKFEEARGFGVNGQLENFDWPTLRDNKTNEIKRLNSIYNNLLENSGVEILHGTASILDPHRVKVGEQEFTAEKILVATGGWPFKPDIPGAELAITSNEAFYLDEFPKRVVVVGGGYIAVEFAGIFNGLGAETHLLYRGEQVLRGFDESVRNFAASQITHKGVRIHTQTDIRRIERLADGSLRCQLNNGDTLDADCVMYATGRKPLTEGLNLEQQGVELRSDGSIVVDHFFRTTVPSIYALGDVIGTPALTPVALAQAMKLVAHWYDGDNEPLSYDNIPTAVFCQPNIATVGLSEEEAQERFGDDLRIYESDFRPMRHTMSGLPERTFMKLVVRASTDQVIGAHMVGAEAGEIIQGIAIAIKAGATKAMFDSTIGIHPTAAEEFVTMRTPRS; translated from the coding sequence ATGAATTACGATTTTGAATTACTGGTGATTGGCGCAGGCTCCGGCGGCGTCCGTGCATCGCGCATGGCGGCTGCACGTGGTGTTAAAGTCGCGGTGGTCGAAAACCGCTATCTGGGCGGTACCTGTGTGAACGTTGGCTGTGTGCCGAAGAAGATTTTTGTCTACGCCTCGGAGTATGCCGAGAAGTTTGAAGAGGCCCGTGGCTTTGGTGTTAATGGCCAGCTGGAAAACTTTGACTGGCCAACACTTCGCGACAATAAAACAAATGAAATCAAACGCTTAAATAGTATTTATAATAATTTACTGGAAAATTCCGGCGTTGAAATCCTGCATGGCACAGCCAGCATTCTCGACCCGCACCGGGTAAAAGTGGGCGAACAGGAGTTCACCGCTGAGAAGATTCTGGTCGCCACCGGCGGCTGGCCGTTCAAGCCGGATATTCCCGGTGCCGAGCTGGCCATTACCTCAAATGAAGCCTTCTATCTGGACGAATTTCCCAAACGCGTTGTCGTGGTTGGTGGCGGCTATATCGCTGTCGAGTTTGCCGGCATTTTCAATGGATTGGGAGCTGAAACCCATCTGCTGTATCGCGGCGAGCAGGTGCTGCGCGGCTTTGATGAAAGCGTGCGCAACTTTGCCGCCAGTCAGATTACGCACAAAGGCGTACGCATTCATACCCAGACCGATATCCGCCGCATCGAACGGCTGGCCGATGGCAGTCTGCGCTGTCAGCTGAATAACGGTGATACGCTGGATGCCGACTGCGTCATGTACGCCACCGGCCGCAAACCGCTGACCGAAGGCTTAAACCTGGAGCAGCAGGGTGTTGAGCTGCGTAGCGATGGCAGTATTGTGGTGGATCATTTCTTCCGCACCACGGTGCCAAGCATTTACGCCCTGGGTGATGTGATCGGCACTCCGGCACTGACGCCGGTGGCGCTGGCGCAGGCGATGAAGCTGGTTGCCCACTGGTACGATGGCGATAACGAGCCGCTGAGTTACGACAACATCCCGACGGCGGTCTTCTGCCAGCCGAACATTGCTACCGTAGGTCTCAGTGAAGAAGAAGCGCAGGAGCGTTTCGGCGACGATCTGCGTATCTATGAATCCGATTTCCGTCCGATGCGGCACACCATGTCCGGTCTTCCGGAACGTACCTTTATGAAACTGGTGGTGCGTGCCAGCACCGATCAGGTGATTGGTGCCCATATGGTCGGCGCAGAAGCCGGGGAAATTATTCAGGGGATTGCCATCGCCATTAAGGCCGGGGCAACCAAGGCGATGTTTGACAGCACCATTGGCATTCATCCGACCGCAGCCGAAGAATTTGTCACTATGCGTACTCCGCGCAGCTGA
- a CDS encoding YdgA family protein produces MGKTLALIIGLPVIASAAAAGYITYQNIERYDAFTQTSLRQANDSLALQGIAIQLEEVSRGLFGVTREELYHVRLLGEESADLFSIRQQVVIEPHRASGTFIIDPQLGLAGMMLQQMPQLLADQQGEWHLDGGDDRIHGRYQTGAVNMTSPDGGTLSVAPLILQTETQLDESARGTARLSLASASLQGGAQGDASLQQLEFSIVTSQRNGTPFVDKASYHIGALNVDSPVVKIKLQDLQTEQAALIDRDVLASLTTLGFSNLRVSSADKEVNVDRSNLSLYLDGVSWSGYRHLMEKVQSAGDDQAAIATLLTDANEVLASGGSLALESFETAFMFNDLSPGGIGASGDLKLNGKVSLQAGDAAGLPQALRERLNGELQINLSQSLMQSPFAQQLMSLLEAGMLHSQDGRLVSQLKLQQGQLSANDVAVAL; encoded by the coding sequence ATGGGTAAGACCCTGGCATTGATTATCGGTCTGCCGGTAATCGCCTCTGCTGCTGCCGCAGGCTATATCACCTATCAGAATATCGAACGCTATGATGCGTTTACCCAGACATCCCTGCGACAAGCAAACGACAGCCTTGCCTTGCAGGGGATTGCAATACAGCTGGAAGAGGTCAGTCGCGGACTGTTCGGAGTCACCCGGGAGGAGCTTTACCATGTTCGCTTGCTGGGTGAGGAATCTGCTGATTTGTTCAGCATTCGCCAGCAGGTAGTGATTGAGCCACACCGGGCATCCGGAACCTTTATCATTGATCCACAGTTGGGGCTTGCGGGCATGATGCTGCAGCAGATGCCGCAATTGCTGGCGGATCAGCAGGGCGAATGGCACCTGGATGGCGGCGATGATCGTATCCATGGTCGCTACCAGACCGGTGCCGTGAATATGACCTCCCCTGATGGCGGTACACTGTCTGTTGCACCACTGATTCTGCAGACGGAAACGCAGCTTGATGAATCAGCGCGCGGAACGGCCAGACTCAGTCTCGCCTCTGCGAGCCTGCAGGGCGGAGCACAGGGGGATGCCAGTCTGCAGCAGCTGGAGTTCAGCATTGTCACCAGCCAGCGCAATGGTACACCCTTTGTCGACAAAGCCAGCTACCACATAGGTGCGCTAAATGTTGATAGTCCGGTGGTGAAAATCAAACTGCAGGATCTGCAAACCGAGCAGGCAGCCCTGATCGATCGCGATGTACTGGCATCCCTCACGACTCTGGGGTTCAGCAATTTGCGCGTCAGTTCCGCGGATAAAGAAGTGAATGTCGATCGCAGCAATCTGTCACTCTACCTGGATGGTGTCAGCTGGTCAGGCTATCGCCACCTGATGGAAAAAGTGCAGAGCGCCGGTGATGATCAGGCGGCTATTGCCACGCTGCTGACGGATGCGAATGAGGTGTTGGCCAGTGGCGGCAGCCTGGCACTGGAATCTTTTGAGACGGCCTTTATGTTTAACGACCTGAGTCCGGGCGGCATAGGTGCCAGTGGCGACCTGAAACTGAACGGTAAGGTAAGTCTTCAGGCTGGTGACGCCGCCGGGCTGCCGCAGGCGCTCAGAGAGCGTCTTAATGGTGAGCTGCAGATCAACCTGAGTCAGAGCCTGATGCAAAGTCCGTTTGCGCAACAACTGATGAGCCTGCTGGAGGCCGGAATGCTGCACAGTCAGGATGGTCGGCTGGTCAGCCAGCTGAAGCTGCAACAAGGACAGTTGAGTGCCAACGACGTTGCTGTAGCGCTTTAG
- the gspK gene encoding type II secretion system minor pseudopilin GspK: protein MQAPQRGLALITVLLIFAIVSMLAVAMIDRQSTDVQRSGTMLALQQARSYVLGAEQAVKTGLYLDWKNDKEIDHRYEEWAQERTFPLSPGLARINIADAMGRFNLNGLSAGASNKATQKLRFTNLLNLLGLDVALADTLARWMDETSQDDDRYQSMEPAYKAAYQGCKHTSELLLLEGMDMAAYRQLEPYVACLPITAQLNVNSASAVVLAALDSGLSLTDGEAIVSARGDKGFKNVDDFWTLSQVEPFTKTDNNNNGGDSDATPGKARWDKTDFSVKSEYFEVFVRVELGDRIATGEMLIRRDNSDGRMTTLYRDYSRREARREPEVTQSGMTQ, encoded by the coding sequence ATGCAGGCACCTCAGCGGGGGCTGGCGCTGATTACCGTACTGCTGATTTTTGCCATCGTCTCCATGCTGGCGGTCGCCATGATTGATCGTCAATCCACTGATGTGCAGCGCAGCGGCACGATGCTGGCGCTACAGCAGGCGCGGTCTTATGTTCTGGGTGCTGAGCAGGCGGTAAAAACCGGACTGTATCTCGACTGGAAGAACGACAAAGAAATCGACCACCGCTATGAAGAGTGGGCGCAGGAGCGTACCTTTCCGCTCTCGCCGGGGCTGGCGCGCATCAATATCGCCGATGCCATGGGACGCTTTAACCTCAACGGTCTGAGCGCTGGCGCCAGTAATAAGGCAACGCAGAAACTCCGCTTTACCAACCTGCTTAACTTATTGGGGCTGGATGTGGCGCTGGCTGACACGCTTGCGCGCTGGATGGATGAAACCAGTCAGGATGATGATCGCTATCAGAGTATGGAACCGGCCTATAAAGCCGCCTATCAGGGTTGTAAACATACCTCTGAGCTGCTTCTGCTGGAGGGTATGGATATGGCGGCGTATCGTCAGCTGGAGCCCTATGTTGCCTGCCTCCCCATTACCGCCCAGCTGAATGTAAACAGCGCCAGTGCCGTGGTTCTGGCTGCCCTGGACAGTGGCTTGTCGCTGACAGACGGCGAAGCCATTGTCAGCGCACGTGGTGACAAAGGTTTTAAAAACGTTGATGACTTCTGGACCCTGAGCCAGGTTGAACCATTCACGAAAACAGACAACAACAATAATGGCGGCGACAGTGACGCCACACCCGGCAAGGCACGCTGGGATAAAACCGACTTCAGTGTAAAATCTGAATATTTTGAAGTATTTGTCCGGGTTGAGTTGGGCGACCGTATCGCCACCGGAGAAATGCTGATCAGGCGCGATAATAGCGATGGACGGATGACCACTCTGTATCGTGATTACTCCCGTCGCGAAGCCCGGCGGGAGCCGGAAGTGACCCAATCTGGCATGACGCAATAA
- the rapA gene encoding RNA polymerase-associated protein RapA, translated as MYTVGQRWISEAETDLGLGLVQNVDFRVVTIYFPAIDDVRSYSRQNAPLTRVIFKEGDLLPLQDGSILTVADVTDIDGIVFYSDGEREISEIHLSGQIQLNQPTDRLFSGQIDNNNLYELRQMALQQLSKLRQRPFYGLLGGRTSLLPHQLYIAEQVTQDSIPRVLLADEVGLGKTIEAGLILHRLLLQQRIQRALVLVPDHLLHQWLVEMIRRFNLRFSLVSKDMLEDGDDDIFATGQLFLCPLSLATHDAIAPQIRASDWDMLVVDEAHHLQWSEDGFDEGYALVETLSRQVDGLLLLTATPEQLGVQGHYARLRLLDPERYPSLQQFMAEQQAYQPVADLAAALAGSDDLSAEQQATLARLMPDHAKADISDATQRNRLLETLIDRHGPGRALYRNTRHGVSGFPQRLPQLTALPAPQSDGLTPTLADLHPELGVTGWCDDDARTDWLLNILASTGKDKIVLICHAAQTVLDLEAWLWETCGIQVAVFHEHMDLVERDRAAAYFADHEQGARILLCSEIGSEGRNFQFAHHLVLFDLPFNCDLIEQRIGRLDRIGQAEDIKIYIPAFSDHISGRWAQLLHAGIDLFSRPNPAAQPLLEKHRTAIEQALISGEGLDDLTRQLATERDELLASLEEGRDRLLELHSCHPQRARRLAKDMTITHIEDEAELNDFLELFADAFGLELIDLGGDCITIAPGDHMLVPDMPHLPEDGFMATTRRDIALARDDVQFLSWEHPFVDQALELITSGPAGNASAGYIEDHDFRTGDCFIELQFVARCPAPKALAVERYLPPNAMHLMMTPAGELKVNDGELPAFVLPLKRGTARGLVEQKTEAVQPLIHKLEKMGSAQLSKMVERASNKASEAFAARLERLSALSEQNPNISPLLVADVKRERDAVLDAIAQSQLALDSVRLVFCG; from the coding sequence ATGTATACAGTGGGTCAGCGTTGGATCAGTGAGGCCGAAACCGACCTCGGTCTCGGTCTTGTGCAAAATGTCGACTTCCGGGTCGTTACTATCTATTTTCCGGCCATCGACGATGTGCGCAGCTATTCACGCCAGAACGCCCCGCTCACCCGTGTAATTTTCAAAGAAGGTGACCTGCTGCCGCTGCAGGATGGCAGCATCCTGACCGTTGCCGACGTGACCGATATCGACGGCATTGTGTTTTACAGCGACGGTGAGCGCGAAATTTCTGAGATCCACCTCAGTGGCCAGATTCAGTTAAACCAGCCAACCGACCGCTTGTTCTCCGGTCAGATTGATAACAACAATCTGTACGAGCTGCGCCAGATGGCACTGCAGCAACTGAGCAAACTGCGTCAGCGTCCTTTCTACGGTTTATTAGGTGGCCGCACCAGCCTGCTGCCGCATCAGCTCTATATTGCCGAACAGGTCACTCAGGATTCTATTCCGCGCGTACTGCTGGCCGACGAAGTGGGTTTGGGTAAAACCATTGAGGCGGGCCTGATTCTGCATCGCTTATTGTTGCAACAGCGCATCCAGCGTGCCCTTGTGCTGGTGCCGGATCATCTGCTGCATCAGTGGCTGGTGGAAATGATCCGCCGCTTCAACCTGCGCTTCTCACTGGTCAGCAAAGACATGCTTGAAGATGGCGACGATGACATCTTCGCCACCGGCCAGTTATTCCTCTGCCCGCTGTCACTGGCTACCCATGACGCCATCGCGCCGCAGATCCGTGCATCCGACTGGGATATGCTGGTCGTCGACGAGGCACACCACCTGCAGTGGAGCGAAGACGGTTTCGACGAAGGCTACGCACTGGTGGAAACCCTGTCGCGTCAGGTCGATGGCCTGTTACTGCTGACAGCTACGCCGGAGCAGCTGGGTGTGCAGGGGCACTATGCCCGCCTGCGCCTGCTCGACCCTGAGCGTTATCCATCCCTGCAGCAGTTTATGGCTGAACAACAGGCTTATCAGCCGGTCGCAGACCTGGCCGCTGCACTGGCAGGCAGCGATGACCTGTCAGCAGAGCAACAGGCTACTCTCGCCCGCCTGATGCCGGATCATGCAAAGGCCGACATCAGCGATGCCACCCAGCGTAACCGCCTGCTGGAAACCCTGATTGATCGTCATGGTCCGGGCCGTGCGCTGTACCGTAACACCCGCCATGGCGTGAGCGGCTTCCCGCAACGCCTGCCACAACTGACCGCCCTGCCGGCGCCGCAAAGTGATGGTCTGACGCCGACACTGGCTGACCTGCACCCCGAACTGGGCGTTACCGGCTGGTGCGATGATGATGCCCGCACCGATTGGCTGCTGAACATTCTGGCCAGCACCGGTAAAGACAAGATCGTACTGATCTGCCATGCCGCACAGACGGTTCTCGATCTGGAAGCCTGGCTGTGGGAAACCTGCGGCATTCAGGTGGCGGTGTTCCACGAGCATATGGATCTGGTCGAGCGTGACCGGGCGGCAGCTTACTTTGCCGATCATGAGCAAGGCGCACGTATTCTGCTGTGTTCAGAAATCGGCTCCGAAGGCCGTAACTTCCAGTTCGCCCATCATCTGGTGCTGTTTGATCTGCCGTTTAACTGCGACCTGATTGAACAGCGCATTGGCCGTCTGGATCGTATCGGTCAGGCGGAAGATATCAAAATCTATATTCCGGCCTTCAGCGACCACATCAGCGGCCGCTGGGCGCAATTGCTGCACGCCGGTATCGACCTGTTCAGTCGCCCGAACCCGGCAGCCCAGCCGCTGCTGGAAAAACACCGCACCGCCATTGAGCAGGCACTGATCAGTGGCGAAGGTCTGGATGATCTGACCCGTCAGCTGGCAACGGAACGTGATGAGCTGCTGGCGAGTCTGGAAGAAGGCCGTGATCGCCTGCTGGAACTGCACTCCTGCCATCCGCAGCGTGCCCGTCGTCTGGCGAAAGACATGACCATCACCCATATCGAAGACGAAGCCGAGCTGAACGATTTCCTTGAGCTGTTCGCCGACGCCTTTGGTCTGGAACTGATCGATCTCGGTGGCGACTGCATCACCATCGCACCGGGTGACCATATGCTGGTACCGGATATGCCGCATCTGCCGGAAGACGGCTTTATGGCCACCACCCGCCGTGATATCGCCCTCGCCCGCGATGACGTGCAGTTCCTGAGCTGGGAGCACCCGTTTGTGGATCAGGCACTGGAACTGATCACCAGCGGCCCGGCTGGTAACGCCAGCGCCGGCTATATCGAAGATCACGACTTCCGTACCGGTGACTGCTTTATTGAACTGCAGTTTGTTGCCCGCTGCCCGGCACCGAAAGCACTGGCGGTTGAACGCTACCTGCCACCTAATGCCATGCACCTGATGATGACCCCGGCCGGTGAGCTGAAGGTTAACGATGGCGAATTGCCGGCTTTTGTACTGCCGCTGAAACGTGGCACCGCACGTGGCCTGGTCGAGCAGAAAACAGAAGCCGTGCAGCCGCTGATCCATAAGCTGGAGAAAATGGGTAGCGCTCAGCTGAGCAAGATGGTCGAGCGCGCCAGCAATAAAGCCAGCGAAGCCTTTGCCGCCCGCCTTGAGCGCTTAAGCGCTCTGAGTGAGCAAAACCCGAACATTTCGCCATTGTTAGTGGCCGATGTTAAGCGTGAGCGCGACGCGGTGCTTGATGCCATCGCCCAGTCGCAACTGGCGCTCGACAGCGTGCGCCTGGTGTTCTGCGGCTAA
- the gspJ gene encoding type II secretion system minor pseudopilin GspJ, whose amino-acid sequence MRPLSAAQGFTLLEVLIAVSITAMIGVASTQLLSNVIDSKQASEIRSEQLVSLQRFNMVISRDLEQFINRSIRDEYGDTQASMLLDSGDFPIEFTRAGWRNSPVSRDPRAELQRVAYRLEPIDSEVCEPALQRLQSWGVTEPEHECLVRYFWPVLDRASDSVPQPQVVLEQIERLEIDLLVQRERKASNDQAAEISGRDWYSAWPALQSSGGEQERPLAIRWRLTLPALGDIERQWLLAWGADE is encoded by the coding sequence ATGCGGCCATTGTCAGCAGCACAAGGGTTTACCCTGCTTGAAGTTCTCATTGCGGTTTCCATCACCGCCATGATCGGTGTCGCCTCGACCCAACTGCTCAGCAATGTGATTGATTCTAAGCAGGCCAGCGAAATCCGCTCCGAGCAACTGGTCAGCCTGCAACGCTTCAACATGGTGATCAGTCGCGATCTGGAGCAGTTTATAAACCGCAGCATCCGCGATGAATACGGTGATACCCAGGCCTCGATGCTGCTTGATAGTGGCGATTTCCCGATTGAATTTACCCGTGCCGGCTGGCGTAATTCTCCGGTCAGTCGTGATCCGCGCGCCGAACTGCAGCGTGTTGCATACCGTCTTGAACCCATCGACAGTGAGGTCTGCGAGCCCGCACTGCAGCGCCTGCAATCCTGGGGGGTGACGGAGCCGGAGCATGAGTGTCTGGTGCGCTATTTCTGGCCGGTGCTCGACCGGGCCAGTGACTCAGTGCCCCAGCCGCAGGTTGTTCTGGAGCAGATTGAGCGCCTTGAAATTGACCTGCTGGTGCAGCGTGAACGCAAAGCCAGTAACGATCAGGCCGCCGAAATCAGCGGTCGCGACTGGTACAGCGCCTGGCCTGCACTGCAAAGCAGCGGTGGCGAACAAGAGCGGCCGCTGGCTATTCGCTGGCGCCTGACATTACCGGCACTGGGTGACATAGAACGGCAATGGCTGCTGGCCTGGGGAGCCGACGAATGA
- a CDS encoding type II secretion system protein M has product MNERLQLIQGQLQAQLQSNKAVQAAQHWYQALPSRDRLVVKAIAALLVLALIFVMIYAPLIRGQKEAAQSLEKNLATYNLLAENAHRFGGAVQSASDAPILATVTQQAKKAGIVLSRYEQDGKGLRIWVEKAAFDDAITWLEGMQSRNGIRVSQITIDRTDRSGLVDIRATLTP; this is encoded by the coding sequence ATGAACGAACGCCTTCAGTTAATTCAGGGGCAGCTGCAGGCACAGTTGCAGAGCAATAAGGCCGTGCAGGCTGCGCAGCACTGGTATCAGGCGCTGCCATCCCGCGATCGGCTGGTTGTTAAGGCGATTGCCGCCTTGCTGGTGCTGGCGCTGATCTTCGTGATGATTTATGCACCGTTAATCCGCGGTCAGAAAGAGGCGGCGCAAAGTCTCGAAAAAAATCTGGCGACTTACAACCTGCTGGCAGAAAACGCGCATCGTTTTGGGGGGGCGGTTCAGTCGGCCAGTGATGCGCCGATTCTGGCAACCGTCACCCAGCAGGCAAAGAAGGCCGGCATTGTGCTCAGTCGTTACGAGCAGGATGGCAAAGGCCTGCGCATCTGGGTCGAGAAAGCGGCCTTCGATGATGCGATTACCTGGCTGGAAGGTATGCAGTCCCGTAACGGTATTCGCGTCAGTCAAATCACTATTGATCGTACCGACCGCTCAGGTCTGGTCGATATTCGCGCCACGCTGACTCCCTGA